One part of the Haliaeetus albicilla chromosome 27, bHalAlb1.1, whole genome shotgun sequence genome encodes these proteins:
- the LOC104312770 gene encoding sulfate transporter, whose translation MEDTSSQKSGQSKEVLSSLTPEESPANFVHVKLEEYEPADFSTKDLILKKAREVCTCNHQTIITFFCQLFPVLDWLPRYNIKAQLLGDVVSGLLVGIVAIPQSISYSLLASQDPIYGIYTNFFCNIIYVAMATSRHNFVGSFGILCLMIGQSVNRHLQLAGYSGDNSASSLVGNSTSFSNGTGACDRSCYAITVALSLSFLVGLYQILLGVLQLGFVAVYLSEPLLSGFVTGSSLTIITSQMKYLLGLKIPRHEGVGSFLLTWVDLFRYIQNTNICDLVTSLVALAVIVPVKEINDRYKEKMKAPFPIELLVVIVATVISYYFNFEERYKSAVCGDIPTGFRKPTLPDINLFSSLAVDALPIAVIGFAMTVSLAEIFGKKHGYAVRANQEMIAIGMCNLIPSFFYCFASSAALTKTLLKESTGTQTQVSGLVTSLVLLLVLLWIAPLFYSLQTSILGVVTIVNLRGGLRKFHDIPRMWQLSKLDTVVWWTTMLSSTLITTEIGLLVGVCFALLCIIFRTQRPRATLLGKVSNTEIYEDQSTYKQLGSIANIKIFRFESSLYYANKDYFKTVLYQKTGVNPILLAAKHQRGKAQANTDAGNSKTFFGTRLDCLKPAKQRTEKPPADACPPSIDTHTLILECGAMQFIDTVGLSVLKEIRHDYKEIGVQVLLANCNPSIRHRLREGGWAGGADSGGQLAFHSVHDAVRFAERRYHVQRESKEKKDAVLDPEDLNFQASL comes from the exons ATGGAGGACACGTCAAGCCAGAAGTCAGGACAGAGCAAAGAGGTGCTGAGCTCCCTAACACCAGAAGAGAGTCCTGCCAATTTTGTACATGTCAAATTGGAGGAGTATGAGCCCGCAGACTTCAGCACCAAGGATCTCATCCtaaagaaagccagagaggtcTGCACATGCAATCATCAAACCATCATCACCTTCTTCTGTCAGCTGTTCCCAGTGCTGGACTGGCTTCCCCGTTACAACATCAAGGCGCAGTTGCTTGGGGACGTCGTATCTGGGCTCCTGGTGGGGATAGTTGCCATCCCTCAGTCCATCTCCTACTCCCTCTTAGCCAGCCAGGATCCCATCTACGGAATCTACACCAACTTCTTCTGCAATATCATCTACGTCGCTATGGCCACGTCACGCCATAACTTCGTGGGCTCCTTCGGCATCCTCTGTCTGATGATTGGGCAGTCTGTGAACCGGCACCTCCAGCTAGCAGGGTACAGCGGCGACAACTCTGCCTCTTCACTGGTGGGCAACTCCACCTCCTTCAGTAACGGGACAGGAGCCTGTGACAGGAGCTGCTATGCCATCACTGTGGCCCTTTCCTTAAGCTTTCTGGTTGGCCTTTACCAG ATCCTGCTGGGGGTTTTACAGCTGGGTTTCGTGGCTGTCTACCTGTCAGAACCTCTGCTCAGTGGCTTTGTGACCGGCTCCAGCCTCACCATTATCACCTCCCAGATGAAGTATCTCCTGGGACTGAAAATACCTCGTCACGAAGGGGTGGGGTCCTTCCTCCTGACGTGGGTTGACCTTTTCAGATACATCCAGAACACCAACATCTGTGACCTGGTCACCAGCCTGGTTGCTTTGGCTGTCATAGTGCCTGTCAAAGAGATCAATGACCGGTATAAGGAGAAGATGAAGGCCCCATTCCCCATAGAGCTGCTGGTGGTCATTGTAGCCACAGTAATATCTTACTACTTTAACTTCGAAGAGCGATACAAGTCTGCTGTTTGTGGGGATATCCCCACTGGTTTCAGGAAACCCACTCTACCAGATATAAACCTGTTTTCCAGCCTGGCAGTTGATGCTCTGCCCATTGCTGTTATTGGTTTTGCAATGACTGTCTCCCTGGCGGAAATCTTTGGCAAAAAGCACGGCTACGCTGTCCGTGCCAACCAAGAGATGATTGCCATTGGCATGTGCAACCTGATCCCTTCTTTCTTCTACTGCTttgccagctctgcagccctgaCCAAGACTCTGCTGAAGGAGTCCACGGGGACCCAGACCCAGGTGTCTGGCCTGGTCACctccctggtgctgctgctaGTGCTGCTGTGGATCGCCCCACTCTTCTACTCGCTGCAGACCTCCATCCTGGGGGTGGTCACCATTGTCAACCTGCGGGGGGGCCTGAGGAAGTTCCATGATATCCCCCGCATGTGGCAGCTCAGCAAGCTGGACACGGTGGTGTGGTGGACAACCATGCTGTCCTCCACACTGATCACCACAGAGATTGGGCTCCTTGTGGGCGTCTGCTTCGCTCTGCTCTGCATCATCTTCCGCACACAGAGACCCAGGGCCACGCTCCTGGGCAAGGTCAGCAACACAGAAATCTATGAGGACCAGTCCACTTACAAGCAGCTCGGCAGTATTGCCAACATCAAAATCTTCCGCTTCGAGTCATCTCTCTACTATGCCAACAAGGACTATTTCAAGACAGTTCTCTACCAGAAAACTGGGGTAAATCCTATCCTGCTGGCTGCTAAGCACCAAAGGGGGAAGGCCCAGGCAAATACAGATGCAGGCAACAGCAAGACCTTTTTCGGCACCAGGCTTGACTGCCTGAAACCTGCCAAGCAAAGGACTGAGAAGCCTCCAGCAGATGCCTGTCCTCCCTCCATAGATACGCACACCTTAATCCTTGAGTGTGGGGCAATGCAGTTCATAGATACTGTGGGTCTCTCTGTGCTAAAGGAGATACGTCATGACTACAAGGAGATTGGCGTCCAGGTGCTCCTGGCCAACTGCAACCCTTCCATCCGCCACCGGCTCCGGGagggaggctgggctggtgggGCAGACAGCGGTGGTCAGCTGGCTTTCCACAGCGTCCACGATGCAGTGCGGTTTGCCGAACGGCGGTACCACGTGCAGCGGGagagcaaggagaaaaaggatGCTGTCCTGGACCCTGAAGACCTGAACTTCCAGGCGTCTTTGTAG